A section of the Microbulbifer pacificus genome encodes:
- a CDS encoding LysR family transcriptional regulator — MRLEKVDLNLFVVFDALYRERSVTKVAQLLNLTQPAVSNALGRLRQTFDDHLFVKTREGMSPTPVADSVVKDVREALSLLGRSVGANARFDPFRSQKVFRLGMNDLAESLLLPRLHEVVREVAPAIAITSYYVEREAATAELKGGVIDLLLDAPAVNARELGHKHIGELPYVVAMRPGHPLASGDLSLENYLASEHIHVSSRRKGRGQVEMALHGMGFQRTIAMRVQNYLVASRITEGTDLLWTVPRVLAETLPLAVVELPFVVEPLSWHLFWHRNAADDPASRWMRDMIESVSRIVLN, encoded by the coding sequence GTGAGACTGGAAAAAGTGGACCTGAACCTGTTTGTGGTCTTCGATGCGCTCTATCGCGAGCGCAGTGTGACCAAGGTGGCGCAGTTGCTGAATCTCACCCAGCCAGCGGTGAGCAATGCCCTCGGCCGCTTGCGCCAGACCTTTGACGATCACCTGTTTGTAAAAACCCGCGAGGGCATGAGTCCCACACCGGTGGCGGACAGCGTTGTAAAGGATGTGCGCGAGGCGCTGTCCCTGCTGGGACGCAGCGTGGGCGCCAACGCGCGTTTTGATCCGTTTCGCTCGCAGAAGGTTTTTCGCCTTGGGATGAATGATCTGGCAGAGTCCCTGCTGCTGCCGCGGCTGCATGAGGTGGTGCGGGAAGTGGCCCCGGCCATTGCCATCACCAGCTATTACGTGGAACGGGAGGCCGCGACTGCAGAGCTAAAGGGTGGGGTGATCGACCTGCTGCTGGATGCGCCGGCGGTCAATGCCCGCGAACTCGGCCATAAACACATCGGCGAACTTCCCTATGTCGTGGCCATGCGCCCCGGACACCCGCTGGCGAGCGGCGATCTGTCACTGGAGAATTATCTCGCATCGGAACATATCCATGTTTCCAGTCGCCGCAAGGGCAGGGGACAGGTGGAGATGGCGCTCCACGGTATGGGGTTTCAGCGCACCATCGCCATGCGGGTACAGAACTATCTGGTGGCATCGCGGATTACCGAGGGCACCGACCTGTTGTGGACGGTACCGCGGGTGCTGGCGGAAACCCTGCCGCTGGCGGTGGTTGAGCTGCCGTTTGTAGTGGAACCCCTCAGCTGGCATCTTTTCTGGCATCGCAATGCGGCGGACGATCCGGCCAGCCGCTGGATGCGGGACATGATTGAATCGGTTTCCCGTATCGTACTCAATTGA
- a CDS encoding isoaspartyl peptidase/L-asparaginase family protein, translated as MKRILNLALSLPISALALLSPIVHAQSSAATEAAAPRFAIAIHGGAGTIEKSSMTPEKQRAYEAKLEEAINAGYTVLEKGGASLDAVVAAINVMENSPLFNAGKGAVYTYDGAHELDASIMDGRNRQAGAVAGVKRIANPINLARMVMEDSPFVMLAGAGAEEFARSRGVPMVDNKIFDTEQRREQLERAKEKLDQENKQDKDYRAAVEALPVPFRMGTVGAVALDQQGNLAAGTSTGGMTAKRFGRIGDAPVIGAGTFADNKSCAVSATGHGEYFIRYNVAADICTRVAYQNKTIAQAADEVINQILLPVGGTGGVIVLDAKGNIALTFNTKGMYRASRIAGQPAQVAIFEDK; from the coding sequence ATGAAGCGAATCCTGAATCTAGCCCTCAGCCTGCCAATTTCCGCGTTGGCCCTACTCAGCCCGATCGTGCATGCACAGTCGTCAGCGGCTACCGAAGCCGCCGCGCCCAGGTTCGCTATCGCCATTCACGGTGGTGCCGGCACCATCGAAAAATCCAGTATGACGCCGGAAAAGCAGCGCGCTTATGAGGCCAAGCTGGAGGAGGCGATCAATGCGGGCTATACGGTACTGGAAAAAGGCGGTGCCAGCCTTGATGCGGTGGTGGCTGCGATCAACGTGATGGAAAATTCCCCACTATTCAATGCGGGCAAGGGGGCGGTTTATACCTACGACGGCGCCCACGAGCTCGACGCTTCCATCATGGACGGCCGCAACCGCCAGGCCGGTGCGGTGGCCGGGGTAAAACGTATTGCCAACCCGATCAACCTCGCGCGCATGGTGATGGAGGATTCCCCGTTTGTGATGCTGGCCGGAGCCGGCGCCGAAGAATTTGCCCGCAGCCGCGGTGTGCCCATGGTGGACAATAAAATCTTCGACACCGAGCAGCGCCGCGAGCAGCTGGAGCGCGCGAAAGAGAAGCTGGATCAGGAAAACAAGCAGGACAAGGACTACCGCGCGGCGGTTGAGGCGCTGCCGGTGCCGTTCAGAATGGGCACCGTGGGCGCCGTCGCCCTGGACCAGCAGGGTAATCTCGCCGCAGGCACTTCCACCGGAGGCATGACCGCCAAGCGCTTCGGCCGTATTGGCGATGCCCCGGTGATCGGCGCCGGTACCTTCGCCGATAACAAATCCTGCGCGGTCTCTGCCACCGGCCACGGTGAGTATTTCATCCGCTACAACGTCGCCGCGGATATCTGCACCCGGGTTGCCTACCAGAACAAGACCATTGCCCAGGCCGCAGATGAAGTGATCAATCAGATACTGCTGCCGGTGGGCGGCACGGGCGGCGTGATCGTGCTGGATGCCAAGGGTAATATTGCGCTCACCTTTAACACCAAGGGCATGTACCGGGCCAGCCGCATAGCCGGGCAACCGGCGCAGGTGGCGATCTTCGAGGACAAATAA
- a CDS encoding glycoside hydrolase family 3 protein, which translates to MKWNLGSFFLLFLLAVTWMKYLGQSDSLDQQIAQKIILDIRYFCPEMDADADSDKCKTPVTHLPAQLAEMIRETNLGGVILFAENLQTPQQIIQLTTDLQRTARRSSSGLPLFISIDQEGGSIVRLPDDYSTAFSGNMAIGATYARHGDKYARLVGASMGRELHALGINVNHAPSVDVNSNPENPVINVRAFADNPKTVAKLGAAMLEGMQSEGVIGGLKHFPGHGDTHVDSHSGLPLVEHDKARIWAMDIEPFKWVMDNSDVHMVMTAHIQFPQLDSSTLLNKHGKAIVKPATLSREILTGVLREQLGFEGLIITDALDMDGIAQFFSPVEAVINTFEAGADIALMPVRIRKPADIQNFHNLIEYVDNRVAEDSQATEQIRLSVERIARVKQQLVRPETGTDQAVDVAQSILASPAHRQLEQELAQSSLVEWNSGKHSNLAEVDRVHVVLPDSDNAELLAALLQQQSSWEITSGNLNTTAMESNKEAIAQADLVIVGNNFQQFSQSTTASNNRPKAGNRAERAAALLQYAGDHGKSRIYISLASPYAIDNFRPLSDLQLFAFHANSYHQEYGQKNPVFQALANVITGHSKAQGTLPVSPLGYREEDQQRRYTSREPRNSDSVIPAAL; encoded by the coding sequence ATGAAATGGAACCTCGGCTCTTTCTTCCTGCTCTTCCTGCTCGCTGTAACCTGGATGAAATATCTCGGACAAAGCGACAGCCTGGACCAACAAATCGCCCAGAAAATCATTCTCGATATTCGCTATTTCTGCCCGGAAATGGATGCCGATGCAGACAGTGACAAATGCAAGACGCCGGTAACGCATTTGCCGGCGCAGCTGGCTGAAATGATCCGGGAAACCAATCTCGGTGGCGTCATCCTGTTTGCCGAAAATCTGCAAACGCCGCAACAGATTATTCAACTGACGACGGATCTGCAGCGAACCGCCCGCCGGTCATCCTCGGGCCTGCCGCTGTTCATTTCCATCGACCAGGAAGGCGGCAGCATCGTTAGGCTACCTGACGATTACAGCACCGCGTTCAGTGGCAATATGGCCATAGGTGCCACATATGCCCGTCACGGCGACAAATACGCGCGCCTCGTAGGGGCGAGTATGGGCCGAGAACTGCACGCACTGGGCATCAATGTCAATCATGCTCCGAGCGTGGATGTAAACAGCAACCCCGAAAACCCGGTGATCAATGTACGCGCCTTCGCAGACAATCCCAAAACCGTCGCGAAATTAGGCGCGGCCATGCTCGAGGGGATGCAAAGCGAAGGAGTCATTGGCGGCCTCAAGCATTTCCCTGGTCACGGCGATACCCACGTTGACAGCCACTCGGGTTTGCCACTGGTGGAACACGATAAGGCCAGAATCTGGGCCATGGATATAGAGCCCTTTAAATGGGTGATGGATAACAGCGATGTGCACATGGTCATGACCGCACATATTCAGTTTCCACAACTGGACAGCAGCACCCTGTTAAACAAGCACGGCAAGGCGATCGTCAAACCCGCTACACTTTCGCGGGAAATATTGACCGGGGTATTACGGGAACAACTCGGCTTCGAAGGGTTGATTATTACTGATGCACTGGATATGGATGGTATTGCGCAATTCTTCAGCCCGGTGGAGGCGGTGATCAATACCTTTGAAGCCGGTGCCGATATTGCGCTGATGCCTGTACGTATCCGCAAACCCGCGGACATCCAGAATTTCCACAACCTGATCGAATATGTAGATAACAGAGTGGCCGAAGACAGTCAGGCGACCGAGCAAATTCGTCTCTCTGTAGAACGCATAGCCCGCGTCAAGCAGCAACTGGTGCGCCCGGAAACAGGTACTGACCAGGCCGTGGACGTCGCACAGTCAATACTCGCCAGCCCCGCGCACCGACAACTGGAGCAGGAGCTAGCGCAATCTTCGCTGGTGGAATGGAACTCCGGAAAACACTCCAATCTAGCAGAAGTAGACCGTGTGCATGTTGTGTTACCGGACAGCGACAACGCCGAATTGCTCGCGGCCCTGCTGCAACAGCAATCCTCCTGGGAAATCACTAGCGGTAATTTGAATACTACGGCCATGGAGAGCAACAAGGAGGCCATTGCTCAGGCGGATCTGGTGATTGTCGGCAATAATTTTCAGCAATTCAGCCAGTCAACAACCGCATCCAATAACAGGCCAAAAGCCGGAAACCGAGCCGAACGCGCGGCTGCGCTGTTGCAATACGCCGGCGACCACGGAAAGTCACGGATCTACATCAGCCTTGCATCGCCTTACGCTATCGATAACTTCAGGCCACTGTCGGACCTCCAGTTATTCGCGTTTCACGCCAACAGCTATCATCAGGAGTATGGACAGAAAAACCCCGTATTTCAGGCGCTGGCCAACGTAATCACCGGTCATAGCAAGGCGCAGGGAACTCTGCCAGTCAGCCCTCTGGGCTATCGAGAAGAAGACCAACAGCGGCGGTACACGTCCAGAGAACCGCGAAATTCAGACTCGGTCATCCCGGCTGCGCTGTGA
- a CDS encoding TonB-dependent receptor, with protein sequence MHNMRHTKMALAVRSALMLTLTAAPAWAQDAQPVDNQKIEQSTVKQVVKKEDGREPMETVEVVGIRGALQDNLNNKRYSNAVKDSLNLADVDKNPDKNLAEALQRISGVQITRDFGEGATISIRGTNVNFTNTLLNGQNMKSAQSLPLRDEMNAFDFSSVAAEQVAQIEVYKSPQADIDAGGIGGTVILKTKKPLDRPSGDGYLKIENSYNDGSGKSSPQFGSLYNWKTADETFGASVNLSYQELNLQRDGNEAIAGWWEYYRDDQPNQLANSIDGVSLYSTRSATYEKPGAMMGIPGSARFERDRERLGGTVSFQYRPADNLDFNLEYTRNHTDDPNTSHNLYSRAYLLARSAYSTGGEPEPGFEVDRVGDLLLHAEQDIYDVQYVNSAGTRYWGTPSNLINMEFQDRDGSEMTSDMLNLSGTWENDNFNVQMQLGRSTGKSHIDDFGTHFGLNIDHVDGNSDLPVIDNGLAGVSIYYDYDPGANMAGWGVSGDGEWLKHPTTEMSMRDLFKTMQDRENTENFVQADTLWTLDENTWFVDSIKFGAKYRDLSSSNVRSAASSRLASGVEVLAGDLAGGVVSGIRDDIDRMPTAYFDVDTGKRDALWNDGLLLVEDLGACDDLIASAGGSYQGCRTDYLETVSQFYDQTQDIASFYTMVNFSGEIFRGNVGVRVVDTERESLTRQADGDGYKDVITESSTTDVLPSLNLSVNLTDELLLRTAASKVISHPALYQIRDGFRVTGNYDASGVLLSEGSQRTGAKGNPDLKSYEAKQYELGAEWYFTESSMFGVTAFYKDISNMIRKQLGIQNLSGQGLTDAFGNELEGDYAITSYYNVGKQTINGYEVQFQHDFQNGFGVLANYTFVNIPMERFTTQSIEPLYLEDANGLVVDSNDRATITGYEASNPEIDEVRTPGNSEDTYNLSAFYENDTFSARLSYNYRSMYFDSDDSLASRVRDDREQVDLKLTYNLTDNLTAALSVYNLTNVNDDYFLLRDQLEAPEGGIPAGMEAYYSERIGKVAHNSYETGRRYFASINWAF encoded by the coding sequence ATGCACAATATGCGACATACAAAAATGGCACTGGCGGTCAGATCTGCTCTGATGCTGACACTGACCGCTGCACCGGCATGGGCGCAGGATGCCCAGCCGGTAGACAATCAGAAAATCGAGCAATCCACGGTCAAGCAAGTCGTTAAAAAAGAAGATGGCCGCGAGCCCATGGAAACCGTAGAGGTTGTCGGTATTCGAGGTGCATTGCAGGACAACCTGAACAACAAACGTTATTCCAATGCGGTCAAGGATTCACTGAACCTCGCGGATGTAGACAAAAATCCGGACAAGAACCTGGCGGAAGCCCTGCAGCGAATTTCCGGTGTACAGATCACCCGCGACTTCGGCGAAGGTGCCACCATTTCCATTCGCGGTACCAACGTCAACTTCACCAATACCCTGCTGAACGGCCAGAATATGAAGTCGGCCCAATCCCTGCCTTTGCGGGACGAAATGAATGCGTTCGACTTCTCCTCGGTTGCCGCGGAACAGGTGGCCCAGATCGAGGTGTACAAATCCCCACAGGCAGACATCGATGCCGGCGGTATCGGCGGCACCGTGATCCTGAAAACCAAGAAGCCGCTGGATCGGCCGAGTGGTGACGGCTATCTGAAAATCGAGAACAGCTACAATGACGGCTCGGGCAAAAGCTCCCCACAGTTCGGTAGCCTGTACAACTGGAAAACGGCGGATGAAACTTTCGGCGCGTCCGTGAACCTGAGCTACCAGGAACTGAACCTGCAGCGCGACGGCAACGAAGCCATCGCCGGCTGGTGGGAATACTACCGCGATGACCAGCCGAATCAGCTCGCCAATTCCATCGACGGTGTCAGCCTTTACTCCACCCGCTCTGCGACCTATGAAAAGCCCGGCGCTATGATGGGTATTCCGGGTTCCGCCAGATTCGAACGCGACAGAGAGCGCCTCGGCGGCACTGTATCCTTCCAATACCGTCCGGCTGACAACCTGGATTTCAATCTCGAATACACCCGCAACCATACCGACGATCCCAATACCAGCCACAATCTGTATTCCCGCGCCTATCTGCTGGCGCGCTCCGCCTACAGCACCGGCGGCGAGCCAGAGCCCGGGTTCGAAGTAGACCGCGTTGGCGATCTGCTGCTGCACGCGGAGCAGGACATCTATGATGTGCAGTACGTCAACTCCGCCGGAACCCGCTATTGGGGAACACCGTCGAACCTGATCAATATGGAATTCCAGGACCGCGACGGCAGCGAGATGACCAGCGATATGCTGAACCTCAGCGGAACCTGGGAAAACGACAATTTCAACGTGCAAATGCAATTGGGTCGCTCCACCGGCAAATCCCATATCGACGATTTCGGTACCCACTTCGGTTTGAATATCGACCATGTGGATGGCAACTCGGATCTGCCAGTCATCGACAATGGCCTGGCCGGCGTCTCCATCTATTACGACTACGATCCGGGTGCGAATATGGCAGGCTGGGGCGTGAGTGGTGACGGCGAGTGGCTCAAGCATCCGACCACTGAAATGTCGATGCGCGACCTGTTCAAAACCATGCAGGACCGCGAAAACACGGAAAACTTCGTGCAAGCCGACACGCTGTGGACGCTGGATGAAAACACCTGGTTTGTGGACTCGATCAAGTTCGGTGCCAAATACCGCGATCTCTCATCTAGCAATGTCCGCAGTGCGGCCAGCTCGAGATTGGCCAGTGGCGTCGAGGTACTGGCCGGTGACCTGGCCGGTGGCGTAGTTAGTGGGATTCGTGACGATATCGACAGAATGCCGACCGCATATTTTGATGTGGATACCGGCAAGCGGGATGCACTGTGGAACGACGGCCTGTTACTGGTCGAAGACCTGGGTGCCTGTGACGACCTGATCGCATCGGCCGGCGGTAGTTACCAAGGCTGCCGTACCGACTACCTGGAGACCGTCAGCCAGTTCTACGACCAGACCCAAGACATCGCCTCCTTCTACACCATGGTCAATTTCTCCGGCGAAATATTCCGCGGCAACGTCGGTGTGCGCGTTGTAGACACCGAACGCGAATCCCTGACCCGCCAGGCGGATGGCGACGGCTACAAGGACGTGATTACCGAAAGCAGCACCACCGATGTGTTACCCAGCCTGAACCTGTCCGTCAACCTGACAGACGAGTTGCTGCTGCGCACCGCGGCCTCCAAGGTCATCTCCCACCCCGCGCTCTACCAGATACGCGACGGTTTCCGTGTTACCGGCAACTATGATGCTTCAGGCGTGCTGCTGTCGGAGGGCTCTCAGCGGACAGGCGCCAAGGGCAACCCGGATCTGAAGTCCTATGAGGCCAAGCAGTATGAGCTGGGTGCCGAATGGTATTTCACTGAATCGTCGATGTTCGGTGTTACCGCCTTCTACAAGGATATTTCCAACATGATCCGCAAACAGTTGGGAATCCAGAACCTCTCGGGCCAGGGACTCACCGACGCTTTCGGTAATGAGCTGGAAGGCGACTACGCCATTACCTCCTACTACAACGTGGGCAAACAGACTATCAACGGCTACGAAGTACAGTTCCAGCACGATTTCCAGAACGGCTTCGGGGTGCTCGCCAACTACACCTTTGTCAATATTCCCATGGAGCGCTTCACCACCCAGAGCATAGAACCCCTGTATCTGGAAGATGCGAATGGCTTGGTCGTGGACAGCAACGATCGTGCAACCATTACCGGTTATGAGGCAAGCAATCCGGAAATCGACGAGGTCCGCACACCCGGCAACTCCGAGGATACCTACAACCTGTCGGCCTTCTACGAAAACGACACTTTCTCGGCGCGGCTGTCCTACAACTACCGCTCCATGTACTTTGATTCGGATGATTCCCTGGCGAGCCGGGTCAGAGACGACCGGGAGCAGGTCGACCTGAAACTCACCTATAACCTGACGGACAACCTGACTGCCGCGCTGTCGGTGTACAACCTGACCAACGTGAATGACGACTACTTCCTGCTGCGCGACCAGCTCGAGGCACCCGAAGGCGGTATTCCGGCGGGTATGGAGGCCTACTACTCCGAGCGGATCGGTAAGGTGGCCCACAACAGCTACGAGACCGGGCGCCGTTACTTCGCCTCCATCAACTGGGCATTCTGA
- a CDS encoding SH3 domain-containing protein, translating into MKLLKESVKSTAVTLLCLLGLNITPGLAAPYSTPDYYLCNNRIGGEWNFGRVPSACDVDPWGDPVYVTTNFIPVVFDDNVTRTTERQRYMQEVHAMLRDSVEYYLLARNPSASSAEISAWQRANFAKAHQETYWTHYRDATDGNIKMVRGDYGHGHGMVQIDDRWHFPKLEEGKGWHIFENIIYGMELFYDAWEDAASASCVGGATDWRNRARSAYSVYNGGASKICRWTNPNDTWAQNDIGFADKYDSQTWLNYISDVDHETTLDVPCFMEGNPGCTAVEPVDAEDPSNWPGRQINLASGEACRFESNGFECVADAVDMLCLNIQYGEPTGGSLSPSASATASYGKNVHEKHACYAGAVNGLSTVGQSITSGIAITMRATPGGSSLGFASQAGKVYQVLDYVVNDTSAQYRYYLISENGQLGYIYAGDASDYGSWTSSASHSALSEVTIPQAGDQIQIVATSGINLRDVPDGNLMGVVPVDELLAVISVVVQGTDNDVYYEVNYGGNIGFIYGGKVLNGMTLQDWAVYTVVPAVPAYPGSGDVIQVVNGSGINLRDAPGGSLLVTVPSGSTLYVFSTTVQGTDDFVYYEVTYDGQHGYIYGGQLAGTSTLDNWAVLSTVKVAQVGDQVELVSGINQRATPGGTLVQLIPAGAVLNVLSTVVQGDDNFVYYEVSYNGSSGFIYSGYLTPASTLASWTEIIE; encoded by the coding sequence ATGAAATTGCTAAAAGAGAGCGTTAAATCGACGGCAGTGACACTGCTGTGTTTGTTGGGGTTGAACATCACTCCAGGCCTCGCGGCTCCCTACAGTACCCCCGATTACTACCTGTGTAACAATCGGATCGGCGGGGAATGGAATTTCGGCCGTGTGCCTTCGGCCTGTGATGTCGATCCTTGGGGTGATCCGGTCTACGTAACAACCAATTTTATACCGGTGGTTTTTGACGATAACGTAACCCGCACAACGGAACGGCAGCGTTACATGCAGGAAGTACACGCGATGCTGCGTGATTCGGTGGAATATTATCTGCTTGCACGAAATCCTTCCGCTAGTAGCGCCGAGATTAGTGCCTGGCAGCGGGCGAATTTTGCCAAGGCTCACCAGGAGACCTACTGGACCCATTATCGGGATGCCACGGACGGCAACATCAAAATGGTTCGCGGCGACTATGGCCACGGTCACGGCATGGTGCAGATTGACGATCGCTGGCATTTCCCCAAGCTGGAAGAGGGTAAGGGCTGGCATATCTTTGAAAACATCATCTATGGCATGGAACTGTTCTACGACGCTTGGGAGGACGCCGCTTCCGCTTCCTGCGTCGGCGGTGCCACCGACTGGCGGAATCGTGCGCGCAGTGCATACTCCGTATACAACGGCGGCGCCAGCAAGATCTGCCGCTGGACCAATCCCAATGATACCTGGGCGCAAAACGATATCGGTTTTGCCGACAAGTACGACAGTCAGACCTGGCTGAATTACATTAGCGACGTCGATCATGAGACTACCCTGGATGTTCCCTGCTTTATGGAGGGCAACCCGGGTTGTACGGCGGTAGAGCCCGTGGATGCCGAGGACCCGTCCAACTGGCCGGGGCGGCAAATCAACCTCGCCTCGGGAGAAGCGTGTCGGTTTGAGAGCAACGGGTTTGAATGTGTGGCCGATGCAGTGGATATGCTTTGCCTGAATATCCAGTATGGCGAACCCACCGGTGGCTCCTTGTCACCATCTGCCAGCGCGACTGCGAGTTACGGGAAAAACGTGCATGAAAAGCACGCCTGTTATGCGGGTGCCGTAAATGGCCTCTCCACGGTTGGTCAATCCATTACATCAGGGATTGCGATCACCATGCGCGCGACTCCAGGCGGCAGTTCCCTGGGCTTCGCATCACAAGCCGGTAAGGTCTATCAGGTACTGGATTATGTAGTGAATGACACCAGTGCCCAGTACCGCTATTACCTGATCAGCGAGAACGGTCAACTGGGATATATCTATGCAGGCGACGCCAGCGATTACGGTAGCTGGACGAGCAGTGCGAGCCACAGTGCGCTGAGCGAAGTCACCATTCCCCAGGCTGGAGATCAGATCCAGATAGTTGCTACCTCGGGAATAAATCTGCGTGACGTTCCCGATGGCAACCTTATGGGTGTTGTACCGGTAGATGAATTACTGGCAGTAATTTCAGTTGTTGTGCAGGGAACTGACAATGACGTTTATTACGAAGTGAACTACGGCGGCAATATTGGCTTTATTTATGGTGGCAAGGTACTGAACGGCATGACCCTGCAGGATTGGGCTGTGTATACCGTTGTGCCGGCGGTGCCGGCCTATCCAGGTTCTGGCGATGTGATCCAGGTCGTCAATGGATCAGGGATCAATTTGCGCGATGCACCCGGCGGAAGCCTGTTGGTAACGGTACCCAGCGGCAGCACTTTGTATGTGTTCTCCACCACCGTCCAGGGAACAGATGATTTTGTGTACTATGAAGTCACCTACGACGGGCAACACGGCTACATATACGGCGGGCAACTTGCCGGCACTTCGACGCTGGACAATTGGGCAGTACTGTCCACAGTAAAAGTTGCCCAGGTCGGGGATCAGGTGGAGCTTGTTTCTGGAATCAATCAGCGCGCCACCCCGGGCGGGACCTTGGTTCAGCTTATCCCCGCCGGAGCCGTGCTGAATGTGCTGTCCACTGTGGTGCAGGGCGATGATAACTTTGTATATTATGAAGTCAGCTACAACGGTAGCAGCGGCTTTATTTACAGCGGTTACCTGACGCCAGCCAGTACCCTGGCAAGCTGGACGGAAATCATCGAATAA